From Microbacterium rhizosphaerae:
TCCGACAGCGCATCGCGGTCGACCGGGATCGGCGTGCCCGTCGCGTCCCGGAATCGCTCGAACAGGATGCGCAGCCCTTCCGCGGCGTGCCCCGCGTCGCCGGCGATCGCCACGACGTCCCCCGGCCGTGCACCGCCGCGCAGGACCGGTGCCCGACCGTCGAGCACCCCGAGCGCGGTGACGGCGATCGTGAGCGTCTCGGAGACCGTGAGGTCTCCGCCCTCCACCGCGCATCCGGGAGCGAGCTCGGCACAGCCGGCGCGCAGTCCCTGCGCGAACCCCTCGACGAAGGACAGACGGGTGTCCTCGGGCATCGCCAGCGCGACGAGCAGCGCCGTCGGGCGCGCACCCATGGCGGCGATGTCGGCCAGGTTGACCGCGGCCGCCTTGAAGCCGAGATCGGCGGCGCCCGACCAGGCCAGCCGGAAGTCCGGCCCGTGCACGAGGGTGTCGACGGTCGCGACGACGCGCCCGTCCGGCGTCGACAGGACCGCGGCGTCGTCACCGGGGCCGATGAGGGCGCCGGACGGCCCGATGCGGCCCAGGATGCGGGAGAGGATCTCGCCCTCCGACAGTTCGGCGACAGTCGGGTCGGGCGCGGTCATCCCTCCACCGTAGCCCGGCGTAGCCTGGAGGAGTGACCCGCACCCGCCGCATCCTCGCCTGCGCTGCGCTGGCCGCGACCCTCGCTCTGGCCGGCTGCTCGACGACCGTGTCGCTCACCCCGGCGGACGATGCGAACAACCCGCACTGCGCCGACGTGATGGTGCGGCTGCCGGGCACGATCTCCACGTCCGACCGCGTGTGGACGGATGCGCAGGCCACCGCGTCGTGGGGCACACCCTCTGCCGTGATCCTCGCGTGCGGAGTGGCGGTACCCGGTCCGACGACGCTGAAGTGCGTCTCGTTCCACGGTGTGGACTGGATCATCCAGCCGGAGAAGGACAACACCTACCGTGTGACCACCTTCGGACGCAAGCCCGCTGTCCAGCTGCTCATCGACACGAGGAAGATCGACTCCAACGCGGTGCTCAGCGCCGTGAGCCTCGCGGCCACGACGCTGCCTCAGCACGGCGACGGCTGCACGGCGCCCGAGACGCCGGCCTCCTGAGCCGGCGGCCGCGCACCGTCTCCTGCGGGCGAGCGCCCCGTCAGCTGCGGGCGAGCGCCGTCTCGACGAGGTCGGTGATGAGCTCTCCGTAGGTCATGCCGCCGGCGATCCACACCTTCGGGAACATCGAGATCGGGGTGAACCCGGGCATCGTGTTGAGCTCGTTGACCACGGGGCCGTCGGCGGTGAGGAAGAAGTCGACGCGCGCGAGACCTCGGCCGTCGACCGCCTCGAAAGCGCGCAGCGCCATCTGCTGAAGCGCACACACGTCGCCGTCGGCCATCTCGGCCGGGCACACGACATCCACACCGTCGCCGCCCAGGTACTTGCCCTCGAAGTCGTAGAACTCACGCGTCGTCAGGACGATCTCGCCGGGCAGCGACACGCGCGCCGGCGCCCCGGCGCGGCTCTCGAGCACACCGAGCTCGACCTCGCGGCCGACGAGTCCCTCCTCGATGAGCACCTTGTCATCCTCCGCGAACGCGACGCGCAGCGCGTCGTCCAGCTCCCCGAGGTCGTGCACCTTCGAGACGCCGACGCTCGAGCCGGCGCGCGCGGGCTTGACGAACCACGGCAGACGCAGCTCCGCCGCCGCGGCTGCCGCCGCGGCATCCTGTCCCGCCCGGACCGTGACCCACGGCGCCACGGGCACACCCGCGGCCTGGAGCACGATCTTCATGAAGTGCTTGTCCATGCAGATCGCCGAGTCGAGCACACCGCCGCCGGCGTACGGCAGATCGAGCGTGTCGAAGAAGCCCTGGATGGTGCCGTCCTCGCCGTGGGGACCGTGCAGGATCGGCAGCACGACGTCGAGTTCGCCCAGACTCTCGACCGCCCCGTCCGCGCGACGCACGCGCAGCTCCCGCACGCCGGATGCCTCCGGCCACAGGATGCGGGTGCCGTTGTCGAGGACCTCGGGCAGGCGGTCGGGATCGAGCGCGAACTTGTCGGGGTCGTCGTCCTCGAGGACGAATGCGCCGGTGCGCGTGAGACCTACCGGGACGACTCGGAAGCGATCACGATCGATCGCCCGGAGCACGCCGCCCGCCGTGGCGGAACTGATCGAGTGTTCGCTCGACCGCCCTCCGAAGAGCACCGCCACTGCCGGCTTGTCCATACTCGGTCCTCTCTCCCTGCGGGGTGTCGTCGTCCGTCGTCAGGTGCGGCGCGATCTCGCGCGGGTTCATCGTGCCGTCGAGCACGCGCTTGACCTGCTCGACGATCGGCATCGAGACCCCCGCCTGCTTGGCCAGCTGGAGGATCGGAGCGACGGATGCGAGCCCCTCGGCTGTCTGGTTCATCTGCTTCACGACATCGTCGAAGCGGTAGCCCTGTCCGAGCAGACGCCCGGCCGTGTTGTTGCGGCTCAGCGGCGACTGGCACGTCGCGATGAGATCGCCGAGGCCGGCGAGCCCCTGGAGCGTCTCGGGGTGCGCGCCCTGGGCGACGGCGAAGTCCGTCATCTCCACCAGTCCGCGCGTGATGATCGACGCCTTGGTGTTCTCGCCGTACCCGACGCCGTCGACGATGCCGATGGCGACCGCGATCAGGTTCTTCAGGACCCCGCCGAACTCCGTGCCGATCACGTCGGTGTTGACGAAAGACCGGAAGTAGCGGTTGCGGGCACGACGAGCGACGTCCTCCGCGGTCTCGAGGCTCATCGATGAGATGACCGCCGCCGTCGGCTGCTCGCGGGCGATCTCGAGGGCGAGGTTCGGACCCGAGGCGACCGCGATGCGGTCGGGGTCGCATTGGAGCTCCTGCTCGATGACCTGGCTCATCCGCAGGCCCGTGCGCTTCTCGACGCCCTTCATGAGCGACACGATCGGCACATCGGAGTGTGCGACGAGCGCGCGCAGCGCCTTCAGGTTCTCGCGCGCGGTCTGGCTCGGGATGGACAGGTAGATCTGCGTCGCACCATCGATCGCCTCGGAGAGGTGGGGCGTCGCCGTCATGGAGCGCGGCAGGTTGATGCCGGGCAGGTACTGGCTGTTGCGCTTCGCCTCGGCGATCTCGTGGGCGAGCTCGGGGCGGCGCGCCCACATCACGACCTGGGCGCCGCCGTCGGCGAGGATCTTGCCGAAGGTCGTACCCCAGCTGCCCGACCCGATCACGGCGACCCGGGGTCCGGCACCGCGGTGCTCGGGTCTAGGAGTCAAGGCGTCCCGTCTCGTTCTGCCCGTGCGTGGACGGGTTCCACCGCTCGGCGGGCGCGGGGATGCCGCGCACCTCCGCCAGCATCTCGGCGAGACGGCCCATGACGGCATCCGTCCCCTCCGCGAGGGCGTGCGGGTGCAGCGGGGTGTCGCGCTCGTACTCGGTGAGATCGACGGGATCGCCGAAGACGACGGTGATCGGCTTGCGCAGCGGCCACAGGCTGAACCTGCCGTAGCGCGGCAGGATCGCCTGCGTGCCCCACTGGACGACCGGGATCAGCGGGATGTTCCCGGCCATCGCGAGCCGCACCGCGCCGGTCTTGCCGCGCATCGGCCACATGTCGGGGTCGCGCGTGAGCGACCCCTCGGGGTAGACGATGAGACCGCGTCCGCGCTCGACGAGCATCTCGGCGGTGTCGAGCGTCTGCTTCGCCGAGGCGGCCGACGACGAGCGGGCGACCGGCACCATGCCCGTCAGCTTCAGCGCCAGGCCCACCACCGGCACGCGGAACAGGCTCTCCTTGGCCATGAACCGCGGCTGCCGGCCCAGTCGCCACACGGCGGCGGCGACGATCAGCGGGTCGAACTCGCTGTAGTGGTTGGGGGCGACGACGAACGCGCCCTCGCGGGGCAGCTTCTCACCGCCCTCGATCCGGATCTTGGCGAGGAGGCCCAGCACCGGCACCACGAGGGCGGCGAAGATCCACCAAAGAGTCGGGGTGGCCTTCTCGCGGGTGGCGAGCCGGCGTTTCGGTCGCGACACCGACGTCATCCGATGACGTCGAAGTCGGCGCCGACGGCGGCGAGCTTGTCGAAGAACTTCTCGTAGCCGCGTCGGATGATGCCGACATTGCGGACGGTCGACTCGCCCTCGGCGGTCAGCGCCGCGATGACGTGGCTGTAGCCGCCGCGCAGGTCGGGCACGACGATGTCCGCGCCGTGCAGCGGCGTGGGTCCGTTGATGACCGCGGCCTGCTCCAGGTTGCGGCGCGGCACCCGGCGCGGGCCGCCCTGCAGACCGTGCGGGTGCACGACGATGTCCGCGCCCATCTTGACGAGGGCGTCGGTGAAGCCGAACCGGTTCTCGTACACCGTCTCGTGCACGATCGACTCGCCGTGCGCCTGCGTGAGCGCGACGATGAGCGGCTGCTGCCAGTCGGTCATGAAGCCCGGGTGCACGTCGGTCTCCACCGTGACCGGGCGCAGGTCGCCGTCCCGGCGGAACAGGATGCCGTCCTCGCGGATCTCGAAGCCAGCACCCACCTTGCGCAGCACGTTCAGGAACGTGAGCATCTCGGGCTGGCGGGCGCCGCCGACGAAGATCTCGCCGTTCGTGGCGAGCGCGGCGCTCGCCCAGCTGGCAGCCTCGTTGCGGTCGAAGACGGCTCGGTGATCGTAGCCCTCGAGCCGGTCCACGCCCTCGATGAGGATGACGCGGTTCGGCTCGTAGGAGATGATCGCGCCCATCTTCTGCAGGACCGCGATGAGATCCATGATCTCCGGCTCGATCGCCGCGTTGCGCAGCTCCGTGACGCCGTTCGCGCGGACGGCGGTCAGCAGCACCTGCTCGGTCGCGCCGACGCTCGGGTACGGCAGGTGGATGTTCGCACCGCGCAGGCCCGCCGGCGCCGAGAGGCGGATGCCGGTCGGCAGCTTGTCGACCACGGCGCCGAACTTGCGCAGGGCATCGAGGTGGAAGTCGATCGGGCGGTCGCCGATGCGGCATCCACCGAGGTCGGGGATGAACGCCTGCCCCAGACGGTGCAGCAGCGGTCCGCAGAAGAGGATCGGGATGCGGGACGCCCCGGCGTGCGCGTCGATCTCCTCCATGTGCGCCGACTCGACGTCGCGCGGATCGAGCATGAGCGAGCCCGGCTCGTCCGCCTCCTGCACGCGGACACCGTGGACCTCCAGCAGGGAGCGGACGACCGCGACATCGCTGATGTCCGGGACATCGCGCAGGATGCTGGGACTCTCGCCGAGCAGAGCAGCGACCATCGCCTTCGTGACGAGGTTCTTCGCGCCCTTCACCTCGACGCGACCGGTGAGGGGACGGCCGCCGCGGATCGAGAGGATCTCGCCTGCGCCTTCCTTACGACCGTCGGCCGAAATGGTGTCGTGCAGGAGAGTCATGCAGCCTCACAGGTGTCGGAATCAGGGAGTTGGCAGGGGCGGCACCGGAAGTGTGCGCGGCCTCCAACTCTCGCGGCGCGCCTCGTAAGCGGCGATTCGGTCTTCGTTTCGGAGGGTGAGCCCGATGTCGTCGAGTCCCTCCAGGAGCCGCCACCTAGTGTAGCCGTCGATCTCGAACGGAACGCGGATATCGCCCAGGACCGCCTCCTGCGCCTCCAGATCGACGGTCATCTCCACGCCGGGATGGGCCTCGATCGCGTCCCAGAGCCGCTCCACATCCGCCTCGCCGACCACCCCGGCGAGCAGCCCCTGCTTGCCGGCGTTCCCGCGGAAGATGTCGGCGAAACGAGGGCTCAGCACGACGCGGAAGCCGTAGTCGCGAAGCGCCCACACGGCGTGCTCGCGGCTGGAACCGGTGCCGAAGTCAGGGCCGGCGACGAGGATCGATGCGTGGCGATACGGGTCCCGGTTCAGAACGAACTCGGGATCCTGCCGCCAGCTGGCGAACAGGGCATCCTCGAAGCCGGTCTTGGTGACCCGCTTGAGGTACACGGCCGGGATGATCTGGTCGGTGTCGACGGCGGAGCGACGCAGCGGTGCGGCGATGCCGGTGTGGGTCTCGAACGTGTCCATGTCAGGCCTCCGCCCCGCTCGCGATGGGCTGTTGTGTGCTGATGGGCTCGAGATCCGACGGACTCGAGAGCGTTCCGCGGACCGCGGTCGCGGCGGCGACCAGCGGCGATACGAGGTGCGTGCGCCCGCCCTTGCCCTGGCGGCCCTCGAAGTTGCGGTTGCTGGTGGATGCGCAGCGCTCCCCCGGTGCCAGCTGGTCGGGGTTCATGCCGAGGCACATCGAGCAGCCGGCGAAGCGCCACTCGGCGCCGAACTCGGTGATGATCTTGTCGAGGCCTTCGGCCTCTGCCTCGAGCCGCACGCGGGCCGAGCCCGGCACCACCATGACCCGGACGTTCTCCGCCTTCGTCCGGCCGCGGATGACCGAGGCGAAGGCGCGGAGGTCCTCGATGCGGCTGTTGGTGCACGACCCCATGAAGACGGCATCCACCGGGATGTCCTTCATGCGCGTGCCGGCCGTGAGATCCATGTACTCCAGGGCGCGCTCGGCGGCGGCGCGCTCGTTGGCGTCCGCGAAGTCCGACGGGGTCGGCACGACGTCGCTGAGCGACACGCCCTGTCCCGGGTTCGTGCCCCAGGTCACGAAGGGCTCGAGTTCGTTCGCGTCGAGGTAGACCTCGGCGTCGTAGACGGCGCCCTCGTCACTGGGCAGCGTGCGCCAGTAGGCGACGGCATCCTCCCAGTCCTTGCCCTGCGGGGCGTGCGGCTTGTCCTTGACGTACGCGAAGGTCGTCTCGTCGGGGGCGACCATGCCGGCGCGTGCGCCGGCCTCGATCGACATGTTGCAGATCGTCATGCGGCCCTCCATCGAGAGGGCGCGGATGGCGCTGCCGCGGTACTCGAGCACGTAGCCCTGCCCGCCGTTCGTGCCGATCTTCGCGATCACCGCGAGGATGATGTCCTTCGCCGTCACACCGGGCTTCAGCGCGCCCTCGACCGTGATCGCCATCGTCTTGAAGGGCTTCAGCGGGAGCGTCTGCGTGGCGAGCACATGCTCGACCTCGCTCGTGCCGATGCCGAACGCCATGGCGCCGAAGGCGCCGTGCGTGGAGGTGTGGCTGTCGCCGCAGACGACGGTGATGCCGGGCATGGTCAGACCCAGCTGGGGGCCGACGACGTGCACGATGCCCTGCTCACGGTCGCCCAGCGAGTGCAGGCGGACGCCGAACTCCTCGGCGTTGCGGCGCAGCGTCTCGATCTGCGTGCGGCTCGTGGGGTCGGCGATCGGCTTGTCGATCGCGAGGGTCGGCGTGTTGTGGTCCTCGGTCGCGATCGTCAGGTCGAGCCGCCGCACGGGGCGCCCCTCGGCGCGGAGGCCGTCGAAGGCCTGCGGGCTCGTGACCTCGTGGACGAGGTGCAGGTCGATGTAGACGAGGTCGGGCCGGCCGTCCTCGCCCTTGACCACCACGTGGTCGTCCCAGACCTTCTCGGCCAGTGTGCGCGGCCGATCGGGGATGACGGATGCGTCGGAAACAGGCGTGCTCATGTGCTTCGTTCTCCTCGGATTGCCGGGCTGCTCTCCCGGCGAGAGATTCGGCCCGTAACGAACTCCGCGACGAGGGAGGCCTGGGACTAGGACTCGTCGCGGCCGCTAAGAAGGAGGCGAGCGATCCGCACGAGGCCAGGCTACCATCCTGGCCGAGACGGTCAGTCCGGTGAGTCGCCCGGTGCCGCCGCATCCGTCGCCACGGCCTTTTTCTCGCGACGCGACGAGATGACGCTCGCGACCGTCGCGACCGCCATCGCCGCGACGATCACGACGAGCGACGCCCACGTCGAGATCTCCGGCGCCCACTCCACGGGCTCGCCGCCGTTGATGAACGGCACCGAGTTCTCGTGCAGGGCGTGGAAGAAGAGCTTCACGCCGATGAAGGCGAGGATGAACGCGATGCCGTAGTGCAGGTACTTCAGGCGCTCCAGCAGACCGCCGAGCAGGAAGTACAGCTGGCGCAGGCCCATGAGCGCGAAGACGTTCGTCGCGAAGACGATGAACGCGCTGCGGGTGATGCCGAAGATCGCGGGGATCGAGTCGATCGCGAACATGAGGTCGGTGAAGCCGATGGCGACGAACACGAGCACCATCGGCGTCCAGATGAGCTTGCCGTCCACGCGCGTGCGCAGTCTCGAGCCGTCGTAGTGATCGCTGATGTCGATGAAGCGCCGCAGGAACCGCACGATCCCCGCCTCGGTCTGCGCGTCGTCCTCGAGCCTGCCCGGGAAGGCCTGCCGCCATGCCGTGTAGACGAGGAAGGCGCCGAAGACGTAGAAGATCCAGACGAAGTTCTCGATGAGGGCGGCGCCGAGCATGATGAACACCGCCCGCAGCACGAGCGCGATGATGATCCCGACCATCAGCACCTCCTGCTGATAGCGACGCGGGACCGCGAACTGACTCATCAGCAGCACGAAGACGAAGAGGTTGTCGATCGACAGGCTGTACTCGGTGAGCCATCCGGCGACGAACTGGCCGGCGGCGTCGGCGCTTCCCGTGACCCAGAACAGCAGCACGGCGAAGATGAGCGCCAGCACGACGTAGAACACGATCCATCCCGTCGCCTCCCTCATCGACGGGATGTGCGGGCGCTTCAGGATGAGGAGCAGATCCGCGACGAGGATCAGGGTCAGCACGATCAGCGAGGTGATCTCGAACCAGACGGGGATCTCGAATCCCATGGAGGCGGCCTTTCGGGGTCGGCTGTTCGCCGAGAGTCTCTCCCCCGCCTGCCGGCGGTGCGCACCCGGAGCCCCTCCGACGGAGCTCGTGATGACGAGTGCGCGAGTGTGCGGGATACTCCCCCTCGCGCCCCCAGCCTACGGGATGCACCGGGTGCGAGACGATCCGCCCGCTGCCGACACTTCCACAGAGAGACAATGAGATCCGCGGGCCCCATGGCTCGCGGGCGGAGGACCCATGGCGATTCCCCTGCGCTCGGATGCCGAACTGGCCGCGCTCGCGGGCGGCGGCAGCGAGCTGGCGTTCCGTGAGATCTACCGCGCCTACGCACGGCCGGTGTACTGGCTGGCGCACGGCATCGTGGGGAACGCGCCGGATGCCGAGGACGTGCTGCAGGAGACGTTCCTCGTCGCGTGGCGCAAGCTGCCGCAGCTGACGCTCGCGGGCGACTCGCTGCTGCCGTGGCTCGCGACGATCTGCCGGTTCCAGGCGTCGAACCGCGCACGCATGCTGCAGCGCGACCGCCACCGGACGGCATCCGATCCCGAGGAAGCCGACCGCGTCGCCGCGCCCGTCGACGTCGCGCAGCAAGTGGTGGATGGACAGCTCGTCGAGCTCATCCTCGCCCAGGTCGCAGAACTGGGTCCGCTCGACCGCGAGATCTTCCGGCTGTGCGCTGCGGAGGGCTACGCCTATCAGGCGGCCGCCGAGGCGCTCGGGGTGTCGCACGGCGTCGTCCGCAATCGTCTCTCGCGCATCCGCACCCGGCTGCGCACGACAGCGCGAGAGGAAGCATGATGACCGGAATGGATGCCGCGTCCCCGCGGCTGCCCGAGATCGACGACGCGCGCCTGGACGTCGTCGAAGCGGGACTGTTCGCCGGCATCGCCCGCGAACGCGAGGCACGCGGTCGCCGCAGGCGGAGGATCTGGATCGGCGCGGGAGCGGTGGCCGCCGTGGTCGTGGTCGCCCTGGTCATCGTGCCCGCGGCCGGGCTGCTGGGCGTCGGGGGCGCGACGAGCGGGTCCGGCGGCATCGCCGTCGCCCCCGTGCCGCCGCAGGGCGTGTCCGGCACCGGCGCCAACGACTCGGAGAAGTCGGTCGGATCCGGCTCCGCCGGCTCCGGTGCTGCGAATTCCACGGCCGGCGGCTCGGGCGCGTCGAGCGGCTCGGGCACCAGCGCCTCCCCGCGTGATGTCGTGACGACGGCGTCGGCGACCGTGCAGGTGGCGGACGTGCGCACAGCGGCATCACGGATCGGCGCGAACGCCAAGAGCCATGGCGGCTACGTGCAGAGCATGAACGTCGGCCAGACGGGAGCGGCGCCGCTTCCGCAGACCGGTCAGGGCGTGTCCCAGCCGATCGAGCCGTCCCCGCCGGTGTCCGGCGCCTGGATCACGGTGCGGGTTCCCGCCGATCGCCTCGACGACGTCGTGACGTCGCTCTCCGACGTCGGCACGGTCGAGGCATCCACCGTCGATCGTCAGGACGTCACGGACCAGGCCACCGTGCTGCGTTCCCAGGTGGCGGCCTCGCAGGCATCCGTCGACCGGCTCACGGAGCTCATGGGCAAGGCCGGATCGGTCGCAGACCTCCTGGCGGCCGAGTCCGCCCTCACCGACCGGCAGGCGGCGCTCGCGTCCGAGCAGCAGCAGCTGAAGGCGCTCGACGACCAGGTGGCCATGTCGACCCTCACCGTCACTCTCCTCCCGCACGAAGCGGCCAAGCCGGCGAGCGCCGCAGGCTTCGGCTCGGGGCTCGTCGCCGGCTGGAACAGCCTCGTCGCGGCACTGAACGGGATCGTGGTCGCGATCGGGTTCCTGCTGCCCTGGCTCGTCGTGGCGGCGATCGTCGCACTCGTCGTATGGGGCATCGTGGCGCTGGTGCGCAGGAGACGGCGCCCGTTGCCCCAGCCCATGCCGCCCGCGGAATAGGCCGGCCGGTCGGCGCCGGCATGGCGCAGCGCGCATGCCGAAAAGCCCTCCGGATCATGAGATTCGGAGGGCTCTTCGTGTTGGTGACCCCAGCGGGATTCGAACCCGCGTTACCGCCGTGAGAGGGCGGCGTACTAGGCCGCTATACGATGGGGCCGCGTTCGCAACCGTTCAATTATGGCATGGGCTCGGACAGGGACAAAATCGAGCCGCTCGGGCATCCCTCGCCCTTGCCGACTGCCGGACGGCGCGGTTGACTCGAGGTATGCGAGTCACCAAGCACGAGCACGCAGCGCTGCTCGTCGAGGACGCCGGCAAGGCCCTCATCGTCGATCCCGGATCCTTCACGAACCCCTTCACGGAGCTGCACAACGTGATCGGCATCGTGATCACGCACGAGCACGCCGACCATTGGACGCCCGAGCACCTCGAGCGCATCCTCAAGCAGACCGGACCCATCCCGATCCTCGGACCGGCCGGCGTCGTGACGGCCGCAGCCGACTTCGATGTCACCGAGGTGAGCCCCGGCGACACGGTGACGATCGACCCGTTCACGCTCCGGTTCTTCGGCGGCAGGCACGCCGTCATCCACGAGAGCATCCCCGTGGTCGACAACGTGGGAGTGCTCTTCAACGACGTCTTCTACTACCCCGGGGACTCGTACGCCGTGCCCGAGGGCGTCGACGTGAAGCTTCTCGCCGCGCCGGTGGGCGCCCCCTGGCTGAAGATCGGCGAGGCGATGGACTTCGTCCTCGCGGTGAAGCCGCGTCGCGTGTTCGGCACCCACGACATGACCCTGTCGGTGGCCGGTCGCGACATGGGGCGCGCCCGACTGGGCTGGGCGGCGGAACAGGACGGCGGAGAGCTCGTGGCACTCGATCCCGGCGACTCCGCGGATGTCTGAACGGCCGCTCTCGAACCTCGCGAACCCCTGACGTGGCGGAGCGACCGCCTGCGGAGGTCCGGATCGACGAGTCCGTCGTGCGCGGGCTCGTCGCGACACTGGGCGACGCGGTCCCGGATGCGCGCGGCCTCGCGCTCGCGCATGTCGCCGAGGGCTGGGACTGCAGCGTCTGGCGGCTCGGCGACGACCTGGCGCTGCGGGTTCCTCGCCGCCGGGCGGTGGCCGACCTGCTGGTCGGAGAGTCTCGCGCGCTTGCGGAGGTGGCGCCGTACGTCGAGGCGACCGGGGTCCATGTGGCCGCCGCAGTCGTCGTCGGGCAGCCGTCGGAGGACTTCCCGTGGCCGTGGACCCTCGTGCGCTTCCACCCGGGAACATCCGGTCTAAACGTGCCGCGCGAACGACGCGCCCCCTGGGCTGCGCCGCTGGCAGCGGCACTCGCAGCGCTTCACCGTCCCGCAGCCGACGAGCATCCGCGCAATCCGTTCCGCGGGGTTCCGCTCGCCGACCGGGCGGCAGCGGTCGGGGAACGACTCGATCGGGTCGCCGATGCGCTCACCCCCGAGGAGCACCGCGCCCTCGTCGAAGCGTGGCGCGACGGGCTCGGCGCCGCACCGTGGGCAGGACGACCCCTCTGGATCCACGGGGACCTGCATCCGGGCAACGTGATCGCCCGCGGCGCGGAGCTCGTCGCGATCATCGACTTCGTGGACATCACGGGCGGCGACCCCGCTTACGACCTCGCGGCCGGGTGGCTCGTGTTCGACGAGGCCGGGCGGCGTGACTTCGTGGATGCCTCGCCCCACGTGGATTCCCACACCTGGGCGCGTGCGCGCGGCTGGGCGGCCGCGATGGCCGCGATGCTGCTCCTCGCCGGCGACGACGATCCGTCCTACGCGCGGCTCGCGCGCGAAACGGTCACAGGCTTGGCGCAGTCGTCGGCATGATCGCCGTCCAGACCTCCACGGCGTCACCGGACTGGACGAAGCGCACGATCGAGCCGGCCGGCAGATCGAGGCCCGTGTACGTCTTCGTCCAGCCGGGGAAGATGAACAGGTCGACGCTCGCGGGGAGGGGACGCGGCGAGCAGCTCGTGCCGACCGCATCCTCCGTTCCGATCATGAGCACCATGCACTCCGAGCCGTCGCGGGCGGTCCCGGTGAACACATGGACGTGTCCGTACGCCTCGTGGCCGCGGAATGAGCCGGTGATGCCGTACATCTCCTTCAGCCACAGATCGGTGCCTTGCACGACAGGGGTGTAGTGCGAGTCGTCGGCGGCCAGGATGCGATCGGGGTGCGGCTGTGCGGCCGCCCAGCCGATCGCGCCGCCGACCGCGGCGATCACGACGCCCGCCGCGAGGATCGACGCGATGCGCCCAGGGCGCCTCGCAGTGAATCGGGCGGCGCCGTCCCGCAGGCGGGCGGAGAGCCGGGCGGGCTGCGGCTGCTCGAGGGCGTCGGGCTCGTCGCGCGGGGTGCCGCCGATCCGTTCCTCGGCGGCGGCAGGCATCGACACCGCAGCGAGGGGCGGCAGGACGATCTCCTCCAACTCGCGCAGGCGCTCCAGCGCCGCCGGATCGTCGAAGATGTCGGCATCCGGCCCGAACGCGCGTCGCC
This genomic window contains:
- the leuC gene encoding 3-isopropylmalate dehydratase large subunit yields the protein MSTPVSDASVIPDRPRTLAEKVWDDHVVVKGEDGRPDLVYIDLHLVHEVTSPQAFDGLRAEGRPVRRLDLTIATEDHNTPTLAIDKPIADPTSRTQIETLRRNAEEFGVRLHSLGDREQGIVHVVGPQLGLTMPGITVVCGDSHTSTHGAFGAMAFGIGTSEVEHVLATQTLPLKPFKTMAITVEGALKPGVTAKDIILAVIAKIGTNGGQGYVLEYRGSAIRALSMEGRMTICNMSIEAGARAGMVAPDETTFAYVKDKPHAPQGKDWEDAVAYWRTLPSDEGAVYDAEVYLDANELEPFVTWGTNPGQGVSLSDVVPTPSDFADANERAAAERALEYMDLTAGTRMKDIPVDAVFMGSCTNSRIEDLRAFASVIRGRTKAENVRVMVVPGSARVRLEAEAEGLDKIITEFGAEWRFAGCSMCLGMNPDQLAPGERCASTSNRNFEGRQGKGGRTHLVSPLVAAATAVRGTLSSPSDLEPISTQQPIASGAEA
- a CDS encoding TerC/Alx family metal homeostasis membrane protein, which produces MGFEIPVWFEITSLIVLTLILVADLLLILKRPHIPSMREATGWIVFYVVLALIFAVLLFWVTGSADAAGQFVAGWLTEYSLSIDNLFVFVLLMSQFAVPRRYQQEVLMVGIIIALVLRAVFIMLGAALIENFVWIFYVFGAFLVYTAWRQAFPGRLEDDAQTEAGIVRFLRRFIDISDHYDGSRLRTRVDGKLIWTPMVLVFVAIGFTDLMFAIDSIPAIFGITRSAFIVFATNVFALMGLRQLYFLLGGLLERLKYLHYGIAFILAFIGVKLFFHALHENSVPFINGGEPVEWAPEISTWASLVVIVAAMAVATVASVISSRREKKAVATDAAAPGDSPD
- a CDS encoding RNA polymerase sigma factor, which translates into the protein MAIPLRSDAELAALAGGGSELAFREIYRAYARPVYWLAHGIVGNAPDAEDVLQETFLVAWRKLPQLTLAGDSLLPWLATICRFQASNRARMLQRDRHRTASDPEEADRVAAPVDVAQQVVDGQLVELILAQVAELGPLDREIFRLCAAEGYAYQAAAEALGVSHGVVRNRLSRIRTRLRTTAREEA
- a CDS encoding DUF4349 domain-containing protein; this translates as MDAASPRLPEIDDARLDVVEAGLFAGIAREREARGRRRRRIWIGAGAVAAVVVVALVIVPAAGLLGVGGATSGSGGIAVAPVPPQGVSGTGANDSEKSVGSGSAGSGAANSTAGGSGASSGSGTSASPRDVVTTASATVQVADVRTAASRIGANAKSHGGYVQSMNVGQTGAAPLPQTGQGVSQPIEPSPPVSGAWITVRVPADRLDDVVTSLSDVGTVEASTVDRQDVTDQATVLRSQVAASQASVDRLTELMGKAGSVADLLAAESALTDRQAALASEQQQLKALDDQVAMSTLTVTLLPHEAAKPASAAGFGSGLVAGWNSLVAALNGIVVAIGFLLPWLVVAAIVALVVWGIVALVRRRRRPLPQPMPPAE
- a CDS encoding MBL fold metallo-hydrolase; translation: MRVTKHEHAALLVEDAGKALIVDPGSFTNPFTELHNVIGIVITHEHADHWTPEHLERILKQTGPIPILGPAGVVTAAADFDVTEVSPGDTVTIDPFTLRFFGGRHAVIHESIPVVDNVGVLFNDVFYYPGDSYAVPEGVDVKLLAAPVGAPWLKIGEAMDFVLAVKPRRVFGTHDMTLSVAGRDMGRARLGWAAEQDGGELVALDPGDSADV
- a CDS encoding phosphotransferase, yielding MAERPPAEVRIDESVVRGLVATLGDAVPDARGLALAHVAEGWDCSVWRLGDDLALRVPRRRAVADLLVGESRALAEVAPYVEATGVHVAAAVVVGQPSEDFPWPWTLVRFHPGTSGLNVPRERRAPWAAPLAAALAALHRPAADEHPRNPFRGVPLADRAAAVGERLDRVADALTPEEHRALVEAWRDGLGAAPWAGRPLWIHGDLHPGNVIARGAELVAIIDFVDITGGDPAYDLAAGWLVFDEAGRRDFVDASPHVDSHTWARARGWAAAMAAMLLLAGDDDPSYARLARETVTGLAQSSA